In Antedon mediterranea chromosome 10, ecAntMedi1.1, whole genome shotgun sequence, one genomic interval encodes:
- the LOC140060817 gene encoding protein FAM89A-like, which translates to MDNKDEEKSVSLTDLPGLPELPKSLSGLLNVSSGTWRETGRIHAHKANIQHNLVAEARRKRTPLNVPRGNVDAGLALLRKEMVGLRQLDMSLLCQLWSLHESIQEYKMMLSAEAEMEDDDSESISNFRMSLSSSSSYN; encoded by the exons ATGGATAATAAAGACGAAGAGAAAAGTGTTTCTTTAACAGATTTACCTGGTCTTCCTGAATTACCAAAGAGTCTAAGTGGTTTATTAAATGTTAGTAGTGGTACTTGGCGTGAAACTGGCCGAATTCACGCTCACAAAGCCAATATACAACACAATTTAGTGGCGGAAGCTAGACGGAAGAGGACACCACTAAACGTACCGCGAGGAAACGTTGACGCCGGGTTGGCACTGCTGCGAAAGGAAATG GTTGGTCTTCGTCAATTGGACATGTCGTTGCTATGCCAACTGTGGTCGTTACACGAGTCCATTCAGGAATACAAGATGATGTTGTCGGCGGAGGCAGAAATGGAGGACGACGACTCAGAGAGCATCTCCAACTTCCGGATGTCGTTAAGCAGTTCTTCATcatacaattaa
- the LOC140059855 gene encoding arginine kinase-like, producing the protein MANLMQKNFDAKEDFPNFQGHHSLLSKYLTEEIYCKLRDVETPSGYTLDKAIQNGVDNSDFHLGLLAGDEETYLVFAELFDPVIEEYHNGFKKTDNHVTDLTPDKVSDDILDADYVISSRIRTGRNIKGFALSPHVARSERRQIEKLVSEALCALGDELTGKYYSLQTLEEKDQQQLIDDHFLFEKPISRHFTSGGMARDFPDGRGIWHNDEKNFLVWINEEDHTRIISMEKGGNMKAVFERFCKGLKEVEKHIQNEGKEFMWNEHLGFILTCPSNLGTGVRCSVHAKLPYMAKDSRFGPICTSLRLQKRGTSGEFTESIGGVYDISNLDRLGSSEVEQVQRVIDGVKLLIEMEKKLEKGESIDDIVPAGTEEAAAKEAEKSAAAAAAKEESNAEDKPEADTKKTDAKPAKKKSSTCSLL; encoded by the exons ATGGCGAATTTAATGCAGAAGAATTTCGATGCCAAGGAGGATTTTCCAAACTTTCAGGGACATCATAGTCTTCTATCAAAATACCTGACGGAAGAGATATACTGCAAACTCCGTGATGTGGAAACACCGTCTGGTTATACCTTAGACAAGGCAATCCAAAATGGAGTCGACAATTCAG ATTTTCATTTGGGACTTTTGGCCGGAGATGAAGAAACTTACTTGGTTTTCGCCGAGTTATTCGATCCCGTTATTGAAGAATACCACAATGGCTTCAAGAAAACTG ATAATCACGTGACAGACTTAACGCCAGATAAAGTGAGTGATGATATTTTAGACGCTGATTACGTTATCAGTTCCCGTATACGAACTGGTCGAAACATTAAAGGATTTGCTCTCTCCCCACATGTGGCTCGATCTGAGAGACGACAAATTGAAAAACTTGTTTCAGAAG cgTTATGTGCGCTCGGAGATGAACTTACTGGAAAATACTATTCACTTCAAACTCTGGAGGAAAAAGACCAACAGCAGCTGATTGACGATCATTTTCTGTTTGAAAAGCCAATTTCCCGCCATTTTACAAGTGGTGGAATGGCACGTGACTTCCCAGATGGACGTGGAATATG gCACAATGATGAAAAGAATTTCTTGGTTTGGATCAACGAGGAGGACCATACACGAATCATTTCAATGGAAAAGGGAGGCAATATGAAGGCAGTCTTTGAACGTTTCTGCAAAGGTTTGAAAGAG GTGGAGAAACATATCCAAAATGAAGGCAAAGAGTTCATGTGGAACGAGCATTTAGGGTTCATCCTAACGTGTCCATCAAACTTGGGTACTGGTGTCAGATGTAGTGTCCACGCTAAGCTTCCTTACATGGCTAAGGACTCACGATTCGGACCAATATGCACAAGTTTACGTTTACAAAAACGTGGCAcga GTGGTGAATTTACAGAATCTATCGGCGGAGTATATGACATTTCAAATCTTGATCGCCTTGGTTCATCTGAGGTTGAACAAGTCCAGCGGGTCATCGATGGTGTCAAATTGTTAATTGAAATGGAGAAGAAGCTGGAGAAAGGGGAATCTATCGATGATATAGTCCCAGC TGGTACCGAAGAAGCTGCCGCCAAAGAAGCCGAGAAATCAGCAGCAGCGGCAGCAGCTAAGGAAGAGTCAAACGCAGAGGACAAACCAGAGGCTGATACCAAGAAGACTGACGCAAAGCCAGCAAAGAAGAAATCTTCCACATGctctttattgtaa